Proteins encoded in a region of the Streptomyces sp. NBC_00513 genome:
- a CDS encoding 2-oxoacid:ferredoxin oxidoreductase subunit beta: protein MTDVTEVSEAGHHLLSLVPKAEGKQSMKDFKSDQEVRWCPGCGDYAVLAAVQGFMPELGLAKENIVFVSGIGCSSRFPYYMNTYGMHSIHGRAPAIATGLATSRRDLSVWVVTGDGDALSIGGNHLIHALRRNVNLKILLFNNRIYGLTKGQYSPTSELGKITKSTPMGSLDAPFNPVSLAIGAEAGFVARTIDSDRKHLTDVLRQAADHQGTALVEIYQNCNIFNDGAFEALKDNEKAQDAVIRLEHGQPVRFGTDHTKGVIRNPTTGDLEVATITPENTPHVLVHDAHTTNPTTAFALSRLADPDTLHHTPIGVLRSVQRPVYDTLMADQLDTAIDRNGKGDLTTLLTGNDTWTVVG, encoded by the coding sequence ATGACTGACGTCACCGAGGTGTCCGAAGCCGGGCATCATCTGCTGTCCCTCGTGCCCAAGGCCGAGGGGAAGCAGTCGATGAAGGACTTCAAGTCGGATCAGGAGGTCCGTTGGTGTCCGGGCTGCGGCGACTACGCCGTGCTCGCCGCCGTCCAGGGCTTCATGCCCGAACTCGGCCTCGCCAAGGAAAACATCGTCTTCGTCTCCGGAATCGGCTGCTCCTCCCGATTCCCCTACTACATGAACACCTACGGCATGCACTCCATCCACGGACGCGCACCCGCCATCGCCACCGGCCTCGCCACCTCCCGCCGCGACCTCTCCGTCTGGGTCGTCACCGGCGACGGAGACGCCCTCTCCATCGGCGGAAACCACCTCATCCACGCCCTCCGCCGCAACGTCAACCTCAAAATCCTCCTCTTCAACAACCGCATCTACGGCCTCACCAAAGGCCAGTACTCCCCCACCTCAGAACTCGGCAAAATCACCAAATCCACCCCCATGGGCTCCCTCGACGCCCCCTTCAACCCCGTCTCCCTCGCCATCGGAGCCGAAGCCGGCTTCGTCGCCCGCACCATCGACTCCGACCGCAAACACCTCACCGACGTCCTGCGCCAAGCCGCCGACCACCAAGGCACCGCACTCGTCGAGATCTACCAGAACTGCAACATCTTCAACGACGGCGCCTTCGAAGCCCTCAAGGACAACGAAAAAGCCCAAGACGCCGTCATCCGCCTCGAACACGGCCAACCCGTCCGCTTCGGCACCGACCACACCAAGGGCGTCATCCGCAACCCCACCACCGGCGACCTCGAAGTCGCCACCATCACCCCCGAGAACACCCCCCACGTCCTCGTCCACGACGCCCACACCACCAACCCCACCACCGCCTTCGCCCTCTCCCGCCTCGCCGACCCCGACACCCTCCACCACACCCCCATCGGAGTCCTGCGCAGCGTCCAACGCCCCGTCTACGACACCCTCATGGCCGACCAACTCGACACCGCGATCGATCGGAACGGCAAGGGCGACCTGACGACGCTGCTGACCGGCAACGACACCTGGACCGTGGTCGGCTGA
- a CDS encoding CocE/NonD family hydrolase — protein sequence MIIRTDFPYATTREDVRIPLSDGVELYARIWRPVTDEPVPALLEYLPYRLTDWTAPRDWQRHPWYAGHGYASVRVDVRGHGCSGGDPRDEYDARELADGVAVVEWLAARPWCTGAVGMFGISWGGFNSLQIAALAPEALKAVVTVCSTDDRYDNDVHYMGGSVLAVDMHAWASTMLAFASRPPDPLYAGEGWREQWLARLEAVEPLIHTWLGHQTRDDYWRHGSVCEDYSAIGAAVLAVGGWHDPYRDTVLRLVEHLPAGRVRGLIGPWSHQYPDRGLPPGPAIGFLQETLRWWDHWLRGEDNGVMDEPLLRSWISESHPPATVYERLEGRWVGDTAWPSPSVVPVSYGLQGPPVAVASPQHTGLDAGRFFPFGNDADLPPDQREEDAKSACFEFPVAPGEPVEILGRPSVTLRLRMDVPYGQVIARLCDVAPDGSSTLVTRGVLNLSARRGRDRAVPWPAGATEDVTFELNGIGHAFPPGHRIRLAVSSAYWPWIWPRAGSEAGWTLDPAGSTLELPLRTPGPADHGIVFEAPEQSEPLRVVYPDTLEEPRPERVVVRDVAAGTWRLEVDPRYGGTRVYPDGLEFSEDAVEVYEIDSSDPLSARTRSDWRIRLHRPDLGWDTRVETRSEISCDEGGFLTSNEVVCREGDEVVFHRTWERRLPRAAG from the coding sequence ATGATCATCCGTACCGATTTCCCGTACGCGACCACCCGCGAGGATGTCCGGATCCCGCTGTCCGACGGGGTCGAGCTGTACGCCCGGATCTGGCGCCCGGTCACCGACGAGCCCGTGCCCGCCCTGCTGGAGTACCTCCCGTACCGGCTCACCGACTGGACCGCGCCCCGCGACTGGCAGCGGCACCCCTGGTACGCGGGCCACGGCTACGCCTCCGTACGCGTCGACGTGCGCGGCCACGGGTGCAGCGGCGGCGACCCCCGCGACGAGTACGACGCCCGGGAGTTGGCCGACGGCGTCGCGGTGGTGGAGTGGCTCGCCGCGCGGCCGTGGTGCACGGGCGCGGTGGGCATGTTCGGGATCTCCTGGGGCGGCTTCAACAGCCTCCAGATCGCCGCGCTCGCCCCCGAGGCGCTGAAGGCCGTCGTCACCGTCTGCTCCACCGACGACCGCTACGACAACGACGTGCACTACATGGGCGGCTCGGTGCTGGCCGTGGACATGCACGCCTGGGCCTCCACGATGCTGGCCTTCGCCTCCCGCCCGCCGGACCCGCTGTACGCGGGCGAGGGTTGGCGGGAGCAGTGGCTCGCCCGGCTGGAGGCCGTGGAGCCGCTGATCCACACCTGGCTCGGGCACCAGACCCGGGACGACTACTGGCGCCACGGCAGCGTCTGCGAGGACTACTCCGCCATCGGCGCGGCGGTGCTGGCCGTCGGCGGCTGGCACGACCCGTACCGGGACACGGTGCTGCGCCTGGTCGAGCACCTGCCGGCGGGCCGGGTGCGGGGGCTGATCGGCCCCTGGTCGCACCAGTACCCCGACCGCGGTCTGCCGCCGGGCCCGGCCATCGGTTTCCTCCAGGAGACCCTGCGTTGGTGGGACCACTGGCTCCGGGGCGAGGACAACGGGGTCATGGACGAGCCGCTGCTGCGTTCCTGGATCAGCGAGTCCCACCCCCCTGCCACCGTCTACGAGCGCCTGGAGGGCCGCTGGGTCGGCGACACCGCCTGGCCCTCGCCCTCGGTCGTCCCCGTCTCCTACGGGCTCCAGGGCCCGCCCGTGGCCGTCGCCTCGCCGCAGCACACCGGCCTGGACGCGGGGCGGTTCTTCCCCTTCGGCAACGACGCGGACCTGCCGCCGGACCAGCGCGAGGAGGACGCCAAGTCGGCGTGCTTCGAGTTCCCCGTGGCGCCGGGCGAACCGGTGGAGATCCTCGGCCGGCCCTCGGTCACGCTGCGGCTGCGGATGGACGTCCCCTACGGACAGGTGATCGCCCGGCTGTGCGACGTGGCCCCGGACGGGTCCTCCACCCTGGTCACGCGGGGCGTGCTGAACCTGTCCGCGCGGCGCGGGCGGGACCGGGCGGTGCCGTGGCCGGCCGGCGCGACCGAGGACGTCACCTTCGAGCTGAACGGCATCGGCCACGCCTTCCCGCCGGGGCACCGGATCCGGCTGGCGGTGTCCTCCGCGTACTGGCCCTGGATCTGGCCGCGGGCGGGCTCCGAGGCGGGGTGGACGCTCGACCCGGCCGGCAGCACCCTCGAACTCCCCCTGCGCACGCCCGGCCCGGCGGACCACGGGATCGTCTTCGAGGCCCCGGAGCAGTCCGAGCCGCTGCGCGTGGTGTACCCCGACACCCTGGAGGAACCCCGGCCGGAGCGGGTCGTCGTACGCGACGTCGCGGCCGGGACCTGGCGGCTGGAGGTGGACCCCCGCTACGGGGGGACGCGGGTGTACCCGGACGGGCTGGAGTTCTCCGAGGACGCGGTGGAGGTGTACGAGATCGACTCCTCGGACCCGCTGTCCGCCCGCACCCGGTCGGACTGGCGGATCCGCCTGCACCGGCCGGACCTGGGCTGGGACACGCGGGTGGAGACCCGGTCGGAGATCTCGTGCGACGAGGGCGGGTTCCTGACGTCGAACGAGGTGGTGTGCCGGGAGGGCGACGAGGTGGTCTTCCACCGGACGTGGGAACGGCGCCTGCCGAGGGCGGCGGGCTGA
- a CDS encoding M28 family metallopeptidase: MSLSVPRRLATVTAIAVAGLFAATSPAALAAPTAVNAAPTPPDIPLTNVKAHLTQLQTIATNNGGNRAHGRAGYKASIDYVKAKLDAAGFTTSLQTFTSSGATGYNLIADWPGGDPNSVLMSGSHLDSVTAGPGINDNGSGSAAVLETALAVSRAQLQPTKHLRFGWWGAEELGLVGSKYYVNSLSATEKAKFSGYLNFDMIGSPNPGYFVYDDDPTIEQTFKNYYAGLGIPTEIETEGDGRSDHAPFKNAGIPVGGLFSGADYTKTAAQAQKWGGTSGQAFDRCYHSSCDTTANINDTALDRNADAIAYAIWNLGAGTPVPPGKSFENTADVNIPDSPGAAASSPVTVSGVTGNAPATTKVDVNIVHTYRGDLQIDLVAPDGTAYRLKNSSSSDSADNVVASYTVNASSEVANGVWKLQVKDVAAQDVGYINSWKITF, encoded by the coding sequence ATGAGCCTGTCCGTCCCTCGGCGCCTTGCCACCGTGACCGCCATCGCGGTCGCCGGCCTGTTCGCCGCCACCTCCCCCGCCGCTCTCGCCGCGCCCACGGCGGTCAACGCCGCCCCCACCCCTCCCGACATCCCGCTGACCAACGTCAAGGCGCACCTGACGCAGCTCCAGACCATCGCCACCAACAACGGCGGCAACCGCGCCCACGGCAGAGCCGGTTACAAGGCGTCGATCGACTACGTGAAGGCCAAGCTCGACGCGGCCGGGTTCACCACCAGCCTCCAGACCTTCACCTCCAGCGGCGCCACCGGCTACAACCTGATCGCGGACTGGCCGGGCGGTGACCCCAACTCCGTCCTGATGTCCGGCTCGCACCTGGACTCGGTGACCGCCGGCCCCGGCATCAACGACAACGGCTCCGGATCGGCGGCCGTCCTGGAGACCGCGCTGGCCGTCTCCCGCGCCCAGCTCCAGCCCACGAAGCACCTGCGCTTCGGCTGGTGGGGCGCCGAGGAACTGGGTCTGGTCGGCTCGAAGTACTACGTCAACAGCCTGTCGGCCACCGAGAAGGCGAAGTTCTCCGGTTACCTGAACTTCGACATGATCGGCTCGCCGAACCCGGGCTACTTCGTCTACGACGACGACCCCACGATCGAGCAGACCTTCAAGAACTACTACGCGGGCCTCGGCATACCCACCGAGATAGAGACCGAGGGCGACGGACGCTCCGACCACGCCCCGTTCAAGAACGCGGGCATCCCGGTCGGCGGCCTGTTCTCGGGCGCCGACTACACCAAGACGGCGGCCCAGGCGCAGAAGTGGGGCGGCACCTCCGGTCAGGCCTTCGACCGCTGCTACCACTCCTCCTGCGACACCACCGCGAACATCAACGACACCGCCCTGGACCGCAACGCGGACGCCATCGCCTACGCGATCTGGAACCTGGGCGCCGGCACCCCGGTGCCGCCCGGCAAGTCCTTCGAGAACACCGCCGACGTGAACATCCCCGACTCCCCCGGTGCCGCGGCGAGTTCGCCGGTCACCGTCTCGGGCGTCACGGGCAACGCCCCGGCGACCACCAAGGTGGACGTGAACATCGTCCACACCTACCGGGGTGACCTCCAGATCGACCTCGTCGCCCCGGACGGCACCGCCTACCGGCTGAAGAACTCCTCCAGCTCGGACTCGGCCGACAACGTCGTCGCCTCGTACACGGTCAACGCGTCGAGCGAGGTCGCCAACGGGGTCTGGAAGCTCCAGGTCAAGGACGTGGCGGCGCAGGACGTCGGCTACATCAACAGCTGGAAGATCACCTTCTAG
- a CDS encoding sigma-E factor regulatory protein RseB domain-containing protein → MATNTKTHKAARYAVPVAVFGVAAATIAMVPAFANAGGPDLPKVTAQQLIEKIAASDVQELSGSARVSTDLGLPTLASGLLGGGGVAGGSADPQDKVAQLANGTHTFRVAADGPDRQKLTFLDGKDEYSLIHNGTDVWGYDSQSNEAWHEKHDEAAAKGKDGHKTADRLGASPQQLAQDVLKAAGTTTDVSVGDTAQVAGRDAYQLVLKPKQSGSTVGSVQISVDAKNGVPLRVQLLSSQGGKPIVDAGFTKVDFAKPAADVFAFTPPKGAKVTEGAAEADKGGKGEHGKEWKGLDAFPGLGALTGGAGDGDVKVLGEGWATVAQISVPGGKGLKDAEAAANGKDAPKEAKQFIDSLGEKVNGSFGTGRVFSTRLVNALITDDGKVYVGAVTKDALVKTANAAK, encoded by the coding sequence ATGGCAACGAACACGAAGACCCACAAGGCCGCTCGGTACGCCGTACCGGTCGCGGTGTTCGGGGTGGCCGCGGCGACCATCGCGATGGTCCCGGCCTTCGCGAACGCCGGAGGACCGGACCTGCCGAAGGTGACGGCCCAGCAGCTGATCGAGAAGATCGCCGCCTCGGACGTCCAGGAGCTGTCCGGCAGCGCCCGGGTCAGCACCGACCTCGGCCTGCCGACCCTGGCGAGCGGCCTGCTCGGCGGCGGGGGCGTCGCGGGCGGCTCGGCCGACCCGCAGGACAAGGTCGCGCAGCTGGCCAACGGCACCCACACCTTCCGCGTCGCGGCCGACGGCCCGGACCGCCAGAAGCTCACGTTCCTGGACGGCAAGGACGAGTACAGCCTCATCCACAACGGCACGGACGTGTGGGGCTACGACAGCCAGTCCAACGAGGCCTGGCACGAGAAGCACGATGAGGCGGCCGCCAAGGGCAAGGACGGCCACAAGACGGCCGACCGGCTCGGCGCCTCGCCCCAGCAGCTGGCCCAGGACGTCCTGAAGGCCGCCGGCACGACCACGGACGTCAGCGTCGGCGACACCGCGCAGGTGGCCGGCCGGGACGCCTACCAGCTCGTGCTCAAGCCCAAGCAGTCCGGTTCCACCGTCGGCTCCGTCCAGATCTCGGTCGACGCCAAGAACGGCGTGCCGCTGCGCGTGCAACTGCTGTCCAGCCAGGGCGGCAAGCCGATCGTGGACGCCGGCTTCACCAAGGTGGACTTCGCCAAGCCGGCCGCCGACGTCTTCGCCTTCACCCCGCCCAAGGGCGCCAAGGTGACCGAGGGCGCCGCCGAGGCGGACAAGGGCGGCAAGGGCGAGCACGGCAAGGAGTGGAAGGGCCTGGACGCCTTCCCGGGCCTCGGCGCCCTCACCGGCGGCGCGGGCGACGGCGACGTGAAGGTGCTCGGCGAGGGTTGGGCGACGGTCGCACAGATCTCCGTACCGGGCGGCAAGGGCCTCAAGGACGCCGAGGCCGCGGCGAACGGCAAGGACGCCCCCAAGGAGGCCAAGCAGTTCATCGACTCGCTCGGTGAGAAGGTCAACGGCTCGTTCGGTACCGGCCGGGTCTTCTCGACCCGCCTGGTCAACGCGCTGATCACCGACGACGGCAAGGTCTACGTCGGCGCCGTCACCAAGGACGCGCTGGTGAAGACGGCCAACGCGGCGAAGTAG
- a CDS encoding SDR family oxidoreductase, translating into MSSIVVTGATGSLGRLVIEELLERVPAERVAVVVRNKEKAADLAARGIDVRLADYDEPASLAGAFGAGDRVLLISGSEVGRRVPQHTAVIEAAKTAGVAQLAYTGVLGGPEADFDLAAEHKVTEQAILDSGLPYTFLRNGWYHENYTAQLPVVLEHGAVVGSAGEGRIASAARADYAAAAAVVLTGGGHLNAVYELSGDTAWSLAEYAAEVARQSGREVAYAEVPADTHLGILTGAGVPEGFAAILVDVDAAISRGRLAGTSGDLARLIGRPTTPVATAIASALA; encoded by the coding sequence ATGAGCAGCATCGTCGTCACCGGAGCCACCGGATCCCTCGGCCGCCTCGTCATCGAGGAGCTGCTCGAACGGGTCCCCGCCGAGCGCGTCGCCGTCGTCGTACGGAACAAGGAGAAGGCCGCCGACCTGGCCGCGCGCGGCATCGACGTACGGCTCGCCGACTACGACGAGCCGGCGAGCCTGGCCGGGGCCTTCGGGGCCGGCGACCGGGTGCTGCTGATCTCCGGCAGCGAGGTCGGACGCCGGGTTCCGCAGCACACCGCCGTGATCGAGGCGGCGAAGACGGCCGGCGTGGCGCAGCTCGCGTACACCGGCGTCCTCGGCGGCCCCGAGGCGGACTTCGACCTGGCGGCCGAACACAAGGTCACCGAGCAGGCGATCCTCGACTCGGGGCTCCCGTACACCTTCCTGCGCAACGGCTGGTACCACGAGAACTACACCGCCCAACTGCCCGTGGTGCTGGAGCACGGCGCGGTCGTCGGCAGCGCCGGCGAGGGCCGCATCGCGTCCGCCGCGCGGGCGGACTACGCCGCCGCGGCGGCGGTGGTGCTGACCGGCGGGGGGCACCTGAACGCGGTGTACGAGCTGTCCGGCGACACGGCCTGGAGCCTGGCGGAGTACGCGGCCGAGGTCGCGAGGCAGTCCGGCCGCGAGGTCGCGTACGCCGAGGTGCCGGCCGACACCCACCTGGGGATCCTGACCGGCGCGGGGGTGCCCGAGGGCTTCGCGGCGATCCTCGTCGACGTGGACGCGGCGATCTCGCGCGGCCGGCTGGCGGGAACGAGCGGTGACCTGGCCCGCCTGATCGGACGCCCGACGACCCCGGTGGCGACGGCCATCGCCTCGGCCCTGGCCTGA
- a CDS encoding helix-turn-helix domain-containing protein produces MQVSVKAPMCPSRGVLEHVTSRWGVLVLAALVERSYRFSELRREVAGVSEKMLAQTLQTLERDGFLLREAQPVIPPRVDYSLTDLGREAAEQVWALARWTERRTADVQAARAAYDEARTA; encoded by the coding sequence ATGCAGGTAAGTGTGAAGGCTCCGATGTGTCCCTCCCGCGGCGTGCTGGAACACGTCACCAGCCGCTGGGGCGTCCTCGTGCTCGCCGCCCTGGTCGAGCGCTCGTACCGGTTCAGCGAACTCCGCCGGGAGGTGGCCGGGGTCAGCGAGAAGATGCTGGCCCAGACCCTCCAGACGCTGGAGCGCGACGGATTCCTGCTGCGCGAGGCGCAGCCGGTGATCCCGCCCCGGGTGGACTACTCGCTCACCGACCTGGGCCGCGAGGCCGCCGAGCAGGTGTGGGCGCTCGCCCGCTGGACCGAGCGCCGGACTGCCGACGTGCAGGCGGCCCGCGCCGCGTACGACGAAGCCCGGACCGCGTAG
- a CDS encoding polyprenyl synthetase family protein has product MTVVGPFGLSVRDQALETDVQAGLAAVEAGLLEATKSEVPFITEAAQHLVRAGGKRFRPLLVMLASRFGDPYAPGIVPSAVVVELTHLATLYHDDVMDEADVRRGVESANARWGNSVAVLTGDFLFARASHILADLGPEAVRIQAEAFERLVTGQILETAGPRDGRDPVAHYLDVIAGKTGSLIAVSGRFGALMSGADESVVDILTQYGERLGTAFQLADDVLDIASDSHESGKTPGTDLREGIPTLPVLRLREMAERDGNPDDRELVGLLDGDLTDDARHAEVLSRLRVHPALEQARRDTIRYAQEARATLAPLPECFAKSALEELCDAVVHRAG; this is encoded by the coding sequence GTGACCGTCGTCGGGCCGTTCGGACTGAGCGTGCGGGACCAGGCTCTTGAGACCGATGTCCAGGCCGGACTGGCCGCCGTCGAGGCGGGTCTGCTGGAGGCCACCAAGAGCGAAGTCCCCTTCATCACCGAGGCCGCGCAGCACCTGGTACGGGCCGGAGGCAAGCGGTTCCGGCCGTTGCTGGTGATGCTCGCGTCCCGCTTCGGGGATCCCTACGCCCCGGGCATCGTGCCGTCCGCCGTGGTGGTGGAGCTCACCCACCTGGCCACGCTCTACCACGACGACGTCATGGACGAGGCGGACGTGCGCCGCGGCGTGGAGAGCGCGAACGCCCGTTGGGGCAACTCCGTGGCCGTCCTGACGGGTGACTTCCTGTTCGCCCGCGCCTCGCACATCCTGGCCGACCTCGGGCCCGAGGCCGTCCGCATCCAGGCGGAGGCCTTCGAGCGCCTGGTGACGGGCCAGATCCTGGAGACGGCCGGTCCCCGCGACGGCCGCGACCCGGTCGCCCACTACCTCGACGTCATCGCCGGCAAGACCGGCTCGCTGATCGCGGTCTCCGGCCGCTTCGGCGCGCTGATGTCCGGCGCCGACGAGTCGGTCGTCGACATCCTGACCCAGTACGGGGAGCGGCTCGGCACCGCCTTCCAGCTCGCCGACGACGTCCTGGACATCGCCTCGGACTCGCACGAGTCCGGCAAGACCCCCGGCACCGACCTGCGCGAGGGCATCCCCACGCTGCCCGTGCTGCGGCTGCGCGAGATGGCGGAGCGGGACGGGAACCCGGACGACCGGGAGCTCGTGGGGCTGCTGGACGGCGATCTGACGGACGACGCCCGACACGCCGAGGTGCTGTCCCGGCTGCGCGTCCACCCGGCCCTGGAGCAGGCCCGACGGGACACCATCCGGTACGCGCAGGAGGCGCGGGCGACGCTCGCGCCGCTGCCCGAGTGTTTCGCCAAGTCGGCGCTCGAAGAACTGTGCGACGCGGTGGTGCACCGCGCGGGCTGA
- a CDS encoding peptide MFS transporter, translating to MSRTTADRDEPNDPEADQPPPGDDHAFLGHPRGLATLSGLEVWERFSFLGMQAILVLYFADTVANGGLGMSPGTAASVSAAYGTMVYLVSVAGGWLADRILGSYRAVLYGGILIACGHYAMAVPTAVMTWVGLGLISAGTGLLKPNVASMVGRLYRTDDQRRDAGFALYYMAINIGAFAGPLITAWLGENEGWHWGFSAAAIGMTAGLIQYVLGRRHLAGRKHSAEFALAPDAMRTAMWRIVGGLLLVAVVATALALAGWLTMGRFVDLLTLISVIAPIAYFVVMFRSPEVTPAERGRLRPYVVLFLASVAFNFILFQAYSTMMLLASTNARTEILGFHFPAGWYASALGAFEVALAPVVAALWARMGSRQPHASNKIAIGVILGGLSFLLMVIPTSGHADDTYEMAAWWIVGSYLLLGLGDVLLETSGMSATTKLAPKAYASQTMALWFLSLALANGIQAQVVKVYGQVSNPVYFGVNGAIAVAAGLVVIALAPWLKRTMHPVH from the coding sequence TTGTCCAGAACCACAGCCGATCGAGACGAGCCGAACGACCCGGAGGCGGACCAGCCGCCACCGGGAGACGACCACGCCTTCCTCGGACACCCCAGGGGTCTGGCCACGCTCTCCGGACTGGAGGTCTGGGAGCGCTTCTCGTTCCTGGGCATGCAGGCCATCCTCGTCCTCTATTTCGCGGACACGGTGGCGAACGGCGGCCTGGGGATGAGCCCGGGCACCGCGGCCTCCGTCTCGGCGGCCTACGGGACCATGGTCTACCTCGTCTCCGTCGCGGGCGGATGGCTCGCCGACCGGATCCTCGGTTCCTATCGAGCGGTGCTCTACGGCGGCATCCTGATCGCCTGCGGCCACTACGCCATGGCCGTGCCGACCGCCGTCATGACGTGGGTGGGCCTCGGCCTGATCAGCGCGGGCACCGGCCTGCTCAAGCCCAACGTGGCCAGCATGGTCGGCAGGCTCTACCGGACCGACGACCAGCGGCGCGACGCGGGCTTCGCCCTGTACTACATGGCGATCAACATCGGCGCGTTCGCCGGCCCCCTGATCACCGCGTGGCTCGGTGAGAACGAGGGCTGGCACTGGGGGTTCTCCGCCGCCGCCATCGGCATGACCGCAGGGCTGATCCAGTACGTCCTGGGACGCCGCCATCTGGCCGGACGAAAGCACTCGGCCGAGTTCGCGCTCGCCCCCGACGCGATGCGCACGGCGATGTGGCGGATCGTCGGCGGGCTGCTCCTGGTGGCCGTCGTGGCCACCGCGCTCGCCCTGGCCGGTTGGCTCACCATGGGCCGGTTCGTGGACCTGCTGACCCTGATCTCGGTGATCGCCCCGATCGCCTACTTCGTGGTGATGTTCCGCAGCCCCGAGGTGACGCCCGCGGAGCGCGGACGGCTGCGCCCGTACGTGGTCCTCTTCCTGGCCTCGGTCGCGTTCAACTTCATCCTCTTCCAGGCGTACTCGACCATGATGCTGCTGGCCTCGACGAACGCCCGCACGGAGATCCTCGGCTTCCACTTCCCCGCCGGCTGGTACGCCTCGGCGCTCGGCGCCTTCGAGGTGGCGCTGGCGCCGGTCGTGGCCGCGCTGTGGGCCCGGATGGGCAGCCGACAGCCGCACGCCTCCAACAAGATCGCCATCGGGGTGATCCTGGGCGGTCTGTCGTTCCTGCTGATGGTCATCCCCACGTCCGGGCACGCCGACGACACGTACGAGATGGCCGCCTGGTGGATCGTCGGCTCCTACCTGCTGCTGGGCCTCGGCGACGTGCTGCTGGAGACCTCCGGCATGTCGGCCACCACCAAACTCGCCCCGAAGGCGTACGCGAGCCAGACGATGGCCCTGTGGTTCCTCTCCCTGGCTTTGGCCAACGGCATCCAGGCCCAGGTGGTGAAGGTCTACGGGCAGGTCTCCAACCCCGTCTACTTCGGCGTGAACGGTGCCATCGCGGTGGCCGCGGGCCTCGTCGTGATCGCCCTGGCGCCCTGGCTCAAGCGCACCATGCACCCCGTCCACTGA
- the rarD gene encoding EamA family transporter RarD, producing the protein MKAENEQRTGLLYGFGAYGMWGLVPLFWPLLKPSGAIEILAHRMVWSLAVVGIALLALRHWSWMAELVRQPRKLALTALAASVISVNWGLYIWSVNNGQVVEASLGYFINPLVTIAIGVLVLGERLRRAQWVAVGVGFSAVLVLAIGYGRPPWISLALAFSFATYGLIKKKLNMSGLESLTAETALLFPPALGYLLWLAAQGRSTFATEGLGHSALLAATGLVTAVPLVFFGAAAIRVPLSTLGLLQYMAPVFQFGLGVLYFHEAMPPERWAGFSLVWAALALLTWDALRTSRRSRARLAAAATLAPAAPAAAATEPTTAREPA; encoded by the coding sequence GTGAAGGCGGAGAACGAGCAGCGCACGGGACTGCTCTACGGATTCGGCGCGTACGGGATGTGGGGGTTGGTCCCCCTCTTCTGGCCCCTCCTGAAGCCCTCCGGGGCGATCGAGATCCTGGCCCACCGCATGGTGTGGTCGCTCGCCGTCGTCGGGATCGCCCTCCTCGCCCTGCGCCACTGGAGCTGGATGGCCGAGCTCGTGCGCCAACCGCGCAAGCTGGCCCTGACCGCCCTGGCCGCCTCCGTGATCAGCGTGAACTGGGGCCTGTACATCTGGTCGGTCAACAACGGCCAGGTCGTCGAGGCCAGCCTCGGCTACTTCATCAATCCCCTGGTCACCATCGCGATCGGCGTCCTGGTGCTCGGCGAACGGCTGCGCCGGGCCCAGTGGGTGGCCGTCGGCGTCGGCTTCTCCGCGGTGCTCGTGCTGGCCATCGGGTACGGGCGGCCGCCCTGGATCTCCCTGGCGCTGGCCTTCTCCTTCGCCACGTACGGGCTGATCAAGAAGAAGCTCAACATGAGCGGCCTGGAGTCACTGACCGCGGAGACCGCGCTGCTGTTCCCGCCCGCCCTCGGCTACCTGCTGTGGCTGGCCGCGCAGGGGCGGTCCACCTTCGCGACGGAGGGCCTCGGCCACTCCGCGCTGCTGGCCGCGACCGGGCTGGTCACCGCGGTCCCGCTGGTGTTCTTCGGCGCGGCCGCGATCCGGGTGCCGCTGTCGACACTGGGCCTGCTCCAGTACATGGCCCCGGTGTTCCAGTTCGGGCTGGGCGTCCTGTACTTCCACGAGGCGATGCCGCCCGAGCGGTGGGCGGGCTTCTCCCTGGTCTGGGCCGCACTGGCCCTGCTGACCTGGGACGCGCTGCGGACCTCGCGTCGCTCCCGGGCCCGTCTGGCCGCCGCCGCGACCCTCGCGCCGGCCGCCCCCGCGGCCGCTGCGACGGAGCCGACGACGGCCCGCGAGCCCGCGTAG